One window from the genome of Marinobacter sp. LV10R510-11A encodes:
- a CDS encoding acyl-CoA dehydrogenase family protein: MTNSVDQEELALFRASVIKALETEVAPHYEAWEKSGLVPRELWNTLGDAGMLCVDIPEDCGGCEAPFQYSVVVGEELARMGFGALSTSVMVHSDIVAPYISHLGNEAQKQQWLPKMVSGEVVGAIAMTEPGAGSDLQAMRTSAVRDGDDYILNGSKTFITNGQHAGMVIVAAKTDPSAGAKGISLFLVDTTLPGYSKGRNLDKIGQHSGDTSELFFSDMRVPATALVGEEGKGFVYLMQELPRERLVIGALGVAAARGALDLTIAYTQERVLFGQKLAQIQNTRFEIARMETEYQVNKAFVAQCINQYEAGELDAPTASMAKYSATEMQCRVADGCLQLFGGYGYTTEYPISRAFTDARVQRIYGGTSEVMKEIIARSILGRV, from the coding sequence ATGACTAATTCTGTGGATCAAGAAGAACTCGCACTGTTCCGGGCGTCTGTCATAAAGGCTCTCGAAACCGAAGTCGCGCCACATTACGAGGCCTGGGAGAAGTCGGGGCTTGTACCCCGTGAGCTTTGGAACACGCTCGGCGATGCCGGCATGTTATGTGTGGATATTCCTGAAGATTGCGGCGGGTGTGAGGCACCGTTTCAGTACTCCGTGGTGGTTGGTGAAGAACTGGCTCGCATGGGGTTTGGCGCACTTTCAACCAGCGTAATGGTGCATTCAGACATTGTGGCGCCATACATCAGTCACCTGGGTAATGAAGCCCAGAAGCAGCAGTGGCTGCCGAAAATGGTGTCTGGTGAAGTGGTTGGCGCCATCGCCATGACTGAGCCGGGCGCTGGCAGTGACTTGCAGGCGATGCGCACCAGTGCGGTGCGGGACGGTGACGACTATATTCTGAACGGCTCAAAAACCTTCATCACCAACGGTCAGCATGCCGGTATGGTGATTGTCGCGGCAAAAACCGATCCTTCGGCTGGCGCCAAAGGCATCAGTCTGTTTCTGGTGGATACCACCTTGCCGGGTTATAGCAAAGGGCGGAACCTCGACAAGATAGGGCAGCACAGTGGCGATACCTCTGAGCTGTTCTTTTCAGATATGCGTGTACCGGCAACTGCGCTGGTGGGCGAGGAAGGTAAAGGCTTTGTTTACCTGATGCAGGAATTGCCCCGGGAGCGGCTGGTTATCGGCGCACTGGGTGTGGCCGCCGCCAGAGGTGCGCTGGATCTCACCATAGCCTACACCCAGGAACGGGTATTGTTCGGCCAGAAACTGGCGCAGATTCAGAACACCCGGTTTGAAATTGCCCGAATGGAAACCGAGTACCAGGTTAACAAGGCGTTTGTCGCCCAGTGCATAAACCAGTACGAAGCCGGCGAACTGGATGCGCCTACGGCGTCCATGGCCAAATACAGTGCCACAGAAATGCAGTGCCGAGTGGCAGATGGCTGCCTGCAGCTGTTTGGTGGATATGGTTACACCACGGAATATCCCATTTCCCGTGCATTTACCGATGCCCGTGTTCAGCGCATCTATGGTGGCACGTCGGAAGTCATGAAAGAGATTATTGCCCGCTCTATTTTGGGCAGAGTTTGA
- a CDS encoding SDR family NAD(P)-dependent oxidoreductase, with translation MEFKNIPAIVTGGASGLGEGAARALAAAGCKVAILDLQKEQGEKVAADIGGIFVHCDVSSAESAEAALATAREAHGLCGVAVSCAGIGPAAKILGREGVMPLESFSKVIQVNLIGTFNILRLAAADMAQREPNADGERGVIINTASVAAYEGQIGQAAYSASKGGVVALTIQSARELAREGIRVNTIAPGLFMTPMMSGMPQEVQDSLAATLPFPKRLGKPEEFGMMVDQMVRNPILNGETIRLDSALRMAPK, from the coding sequence ATGGAATTCAAAAACATACCGGCCATTGTTACAGGTGGCGCATCCGGGCTTGGCGAAGGTGCAGCTCGGGCTCTGGCCGCAGCTGGCTGCAAAGTCGCGATTCTTGATCTGCAAAAAGAGCAGGGCGAGAAGGTTGCTGCAGACATTGGCGGAATTTTCGTGCATTGCGATGTGAGCTCGGCTGAAAGCGCGGAAGCAGCGCTTGCAACGGCACGCGAGGCTCACGGCCTCTGCGGGGTTGCGGTTAGCTGTGCAGGTATTGGCCCGGCGGCCAAGATTCTGGGCCGCGAAGGTGTTATGCCGTTGGAGAGCTTCAGCAAGGTAATCCAAGTAAACCTGATCGGAACCTTCAACATTCTGAGACTTGCCGCAGCCGATATGGCGCAGCGTGAACCCAACGCAGACGGCGAGCGCGGTGTGATTATTAATACCGCGTCTGTGGCTGCATACGAAGGGCAAATTGGACAGGCGGCTTACAGCGCGTCCAAGGGCGGCGTGGTTGCTTTGACCATTCAGTCGGCCCGGGAACTGGCCCGCGAAGGCATCCGCGTGAACACCATCGCACCTGGGTTGTTCATGACACCGATGATGTCTGGCATGCCCCAAGAAGTGCAGGATAGCCTGGCCGCGACACTGCCATTCCCTAAGCGCCTGGGTAAGCCTGAAGAGTTTGGCATGATGGTGGATCAGATGGTGCGCAACCCGATCCTGAACGGAGAAACTATTCGGCTGGACAGTGCCTTGCGCATGGCGCCCAAGTGA
- the bktB gene encoding beta-ketothiolase BktB yields MKLTDVVILDGARTAIGSFGGSLSSLGPADLGTCAAKEAITRAGVPAEDIDHSVFGHIIPTGPADAYVARHIGLNSGLQKGSAAFNVNRLCGSGVQSVISAAQMIVMGDSQIALAGGAESMSQGAYVLPNVRKGLRMGDSKVIDMTMGTLSDPFGSGHMGMTAERIAEKYGLTREDLDAFSAESHRRASQAIESGYFKEQIVPVTVKQGRKEFTFDQDEHVRAGTTTESLAGLKPAFTKDGIVTPGNASGINDGAAAMVLTSAAEAEKRGLKARARIVGYAFAGVDPSVMGLGPIPAVRRVLEKTGLKVADLDVIESNEAFAAQALAVSKELGFPADKVNPNGGAVAMGHPVGATGSILIIKTLAELERTGGRYGLITMCIGGGQGIALIVESIS; encoded by the coding sequence ATGAAATTAACCGATGTTGTCATTCTCGACGGCGCCCGTACCGCCATTGGTAGTTTTGGTGGCAGCTTGAGCTCGCTAGGCCCGGCCGATCTGGGTACTTGTGCAGCAAAAGAAGCCATTACCCGCGCAGGTGTACCGGCTGAAGACATCGACCATTCTGTGTTTGGCCATATCATTCCAACCGGCCCGGCGGATGCATACGTGGCACGGCATATCGGCTTGAACTCTGGCCTGCAAAAAGGGTCTGCAGCGTTTAATGTGAACCGTTTGTGTGGCTCTGGTGTGCAGTCGGTTATCAGTGCCGCGCAGATGATTGTGATGGGTGACAGCCAGATTGCCTTGGCTGGTGGTGCCGAGAGCATGAGCCAGGGTGCCTATGTGTTGCCCAACGTTCGCAAGGGCCTGCGGATGGGTGATAGCAAAGTGATTGATATGACCATGGGTACGCTCAGCGATCCGTTTGGCAGTGGCCACATGGGCATGACGGCTGAACGAATTGCCGAAAAGTACGGCCTTACCCGTGAAGACTTGGATGCGTTCTCGGCAGAAAGCCACCGCCGCGCTAGTCAGGCCATTGAAAGTGGCTATTTTAAGGAACAGATTGTACCGGTAACGGTAAAACAGGGCCGTAAGGAGTTCACCTTCGATCAGGATGAGCATGTACGGGCTGGCACCACCACTGAAAGCCTTGCCGGCCTGAAGCCAGCTTTCACCAAGGATGGCATCGTAACGCCGGGCAACGCTTCCGGTATTAACGATGGTGCGGCCGCCATGGTACTCACCAGCGCTGCGGAAGCGGAAAAGCGCGGCCTTAAAGCTCGTGCACGCATAGTTGGCTACGCCTTTGCCGGGGTAGATCCCAGTGTAATGGGGCTAGGCCCGATTCCGGCTGTGCGCCGAGTGCTGGAGAAAACTGGCCTTAAGGTGGCAGACCTGGATGTGATTGAATCCAACGAGGCCTTTGCCGCTCAGGCGCTGGCTGTTAGCAAGGAACTTGGCTTTCCTGCAGACAAGGTGAACCCCAATGGCGGCGCTGTTGCTATGGGCCACCCGGTAGGCGCCACCGGTTCTATCCTGATTATTAAAACCCTGGCGGAGCTTGAGCGCACGGGCGGCCGCTATGGCCTGATTACCATGTGCATTGGCGGCGGTCAGGGCATCGCGTTGATTGTTGAGAGCATCAGCTGA
- a CDS encoding AraC family transcriptional regulator: MPNSKPKPHIANHYLQASIRGAERQGVQREALLESAGVPVAWLNKPEQLISEAQLTRLIKGVWRATRDEFMGLSTSRCKNGMFALMTDYCLGSATLGAVLRKSARFFNIACDNVDIGLGQSNSNKLVFFCLNLHDTSQDTDHLLQEFLMLMWQRFACWLVDQQIPLATTQFSYPAPNHVAEYRAMYPSELQFDESVCGFYLHERYLQLPIIRSEAELAVFLKEAPAYILHRPDHDDSLRNRVRTLLAQRSLKDMPGLDQIAQQLHMTPRSIGRKLQEEGTSLRTIKMSLRRELATKLMSTENLSVADISERVGFSETASFCRAFKRWTGKSPSQWPG, from the coding sequence ATGCCCAATTCCAAGCCCAAACCTCATATTGCAAACCACTATCTGCAGGCATCCATTAGAGGCGCAGAGCGACAAGGGGTTCAACGTGAGGCGCTTTTGGAAAGCGCGGGTGTGCCGGTAGCGTGGCTTAACAAGCCCGAGCAGCTGATCAGCGAAGCGCAACTTACCCGGCTTATAAAGGGTGTATGGAGAGCAACACGTGACGAGTTCATGGGGCTTTCAACCAGTCGCTGCAAAAACGGCATGTTTGCACTGATGACTGATTATTGTCTTGGCTCTGCCACGCTCGGTGCGGTGCTGAGAAAAAGCGCGCGCTTTTTCAACATAGCCTGTGACAACGTCGACATAGGCCTTGGTCAAAGCAATAGCAACAAGCTGGTATTTTTCTGCCTGAACCTTCACGACACCAGCCAAGATACGGATCACCTGCTGCAGGAGTTCCTAATGCTTATGTGGCAAAGATTCGCGTGTTGGTTGGTAGATCAGCAAATTCCGTTAGCAACGACCCAATTCAGTTACCCAGCGCCGAATCACGTTGCGGAATACCGGGCCATGTACCCCAGCGAGCTGCAGTTTGATGAATCTGTTTGTGGGTTTTATTTGCACGAAAGGTATTTGCAACTGCCCATCATCCGAAGTGAGGCTGAGTTGGCTGTTTTTCTGAAGGAAGCGCCTGCTTATATTCTACATCGCCCGGATCATGACGATAGCCTGCGCAACCGGGTTCGCACTCTACTGGCACAGCGAAGCCTCAAAGACATGCCAGGCCTGGATCAGATTGCGCAACAGTTGCACATGACGCCCAGAAGCATAGGGCGAAAACTGCAAGAAGAGGGCACCTCCCTACGCACTATCAAAATGTCTTTGCGGCGAGAGCTCGCAACCAAGCTTATGAGTACGGAGAACCTCAGCGTTGCCGATATCAGCGAGCGCGTTGGCTTTTCAGAAACCGCTTCGTTTTGTAGAGCGTTCAAGCGTTGGACTGGAAAATCCCCCTCACAGTGGCCAGGGTAA
- a CDS encoding fatty acyl-CoA synthetase, whose translation MNNSRTSASSSVSAGIQRALRNTIGDAISRSASTHGSRTALAFDDRTWTFSEIHAASNRLAHRLIELGLEQGDRVGAYGKNSDAYVLLWLACTKAGLIHVPINYALVEHELTYVLNQSGCKALFADLDLQSQIDAVADKSEADINGSLHGGSKLDALQLALEAGKDTAPELALADTDVVQILYTSGTTSDPKGAMHTHRSLMTHYGACQYHLEIRPTDRSLAALPLYHSAQMHVFTMPMLLSGGYSRMINTPTPEAILGLLASDQLNAFFAPPTVWIALLRHPEFNPDKLQHVDKLYYGASIMPAQVVKELGEKLPGAGLYNCYGQSEIAPLATVLLPEEHADRPSSAGRPMQTVMTRIVDPVTGKDCKPGEQGELVHRSPQLMVGYWAKPEATEEAFKNGWFHSGDLGYQDEDGYIYIVDRIKDVVNTGGVLVASRDVEEALYQHESVAEVAVIGVPDEKWIEAICAVVVVKEGYPEDAEALMIHARARLASFKLPKQIHFVQQLPKNTAGKLLKRKLREDLA comes from the coding sequence ATGAACAACTCCCGTACATCCGCTTCTTCCTCCGTATCGGCGGGTATCCAGCGGGCTCTGCGAAACACCATCGGAGACGCCATTTCCCGTTCCGCGAGCACCCATGGTAGCCGCACTGCGCTGGCGTTTGACGACCGTACCTGGACGTTCTCAGAGATTCACGCAGCCTCAAACCGGCTAGCCCACCGCCTGATCGAACTAGGGCTGGAGCAAGGTGACCGTGTTGGCGCCTATGGTAAAAATTCCGATGCCTACGTACTGCTTTGGCTGGCCTGCACAAAAGCCGGACTAATCCACGTGCCCATCAACTATGCTCTGGTTGAACACGAACTTACCTACGTGCTCAACCAGTCTGGCTGCAAGGCCTTATTTGCCGATCTGGATCTGCAATCCCAAATTGATGCTGTCGCGGATAAATCTGAGGCGGACATTAACGGCAGCCTCCACGGCGGAAGCAAACTCGACGCATTGCAGCTCGCGCTTGAGGCCGGTAAAGACACAGCACCGGAACTGGCGCTTGCCGACACAGACGTGGTGCAAATTCTCTATACCTCCGGCACGACCTCAGACCCAAAAGGCGCCATGCACACCCACCGTTCGCTAATGACGCATTATGGCGCCTGCCAATATCATCTGGAGATTCGTCCCACCGACCGATCACTGGCTGCGTTGCCGCTCTACCACTCAGCACAAATGCATGTGTTTACCATGCCGATGTTACTGAGCGGCGGGTACAGCCGAATGATTAATACACCAACACCGGAAGCGATTCTTGGACTGTTGGCCAGCGACCAGCTGAACGCTTTTTTTGCACCGCCCACGGTCTGGATTGCGCTGCTACGCCACCCAGAATTCAACCCAGACAAACTGCAGCACGTGGATAAACTTTACTACGGCGCATCCATCATGCCCGCCCAAGTAGTGAAAGAGCTGGGCGAGAAACTACCAGGCGCCGGCTTGTACAACTGCTATGGCCAAAGCGAAATCGCACCGCTGGCAACCGTTCTACTACCGGAAGAACACGCCGACCGCCCCTCTTCGGCCGGTCGGCCTATGCAAACCGTTATGACCCGTATTGTGGACCCGGTTACCGGCAAAGATTGCAAACCCGGGGAACAGGGAGAACTGGTGCACCGCTCACCGCAGCTAATGGTAGGCTACTGGGCCAAACCTGAGGCGACCGAAGAAGCATTCAAAAACGGTTGGTTCCATTCTGGCGACCTGGGCTACCAGGACGAAGACGGCTACATTTATATTGTTGACCGCATCAAGGACGTCGTGAACACCGGCGGTGTGCTGGTGGCCAGCCGCGACGTAGAAGAAGCCCTTTACCAACACGAATCCGTTGCGGAAGTCGCGGTTATCGGAGTACCAGATGAAAAATGGATAGAAGCAATCTGTGCTGTAGTGGTTGTTAAAGAAGGCTACCCGGAAGATGCAGAAGCTTTGATGATCCACGCTCGAGCCAGGCTTGCCAGCTTCAAATTGCCAAAGCAGATTCACTTTGTGCAGCAACTGCCCAAGAACACCGCTGGCAAACTGCTAAAACGAAAGCTCAGAGAAGATCTAGCGTAA
- a CDS encoding MerR family transcriptional regulator encodes MTEKRTFSISELSSEFDVTTRSIRFYEDQGLLKPTRRGQTRIFSTIDRVRLKLILRGKRMGFSLAETKELFDLWDETLTGNEKQLLKMLTILNNKRAHMEQQKNDIAMAEMEIETAESRCLEALTELQKQKKQQSPTNSETGNVTEQS; translated from the coding sequence ATGACCGAAAAGAGAACGTTCAGTATTAGTGAGCTCTCCAGTGAGTTTGACGTTACTACCCGTAGCATCCGTTTTTATGAAGATCAGGGCCTGCTAAAGCCAACACGGCGCGGACAAACTCGAATCTTCAGCACCATAGACAGAGTGCGCCTGAAGCTGATCCTCCGGGGCAAGCGCATGGGGTTTTCACTCGCTGAAACAAAAGAACTTTTCGATCTGTGGGACGAGACCCTGACAGGTAACGAAAAGCAATTATTGAAAATGCTGACCATACTGAACAACAAACGAGCTCATATGGAACAGCAGAAAAATGACATAGCCATGGCGGAAATGGAAATCGAAACGGCAGAATCCCGTTGCCTTGAAGCTCTCACGGAACTGCAGAAACAGAAAAAACAGCAAAGCCCGACCAATAGCGAAACAGGAAACGTCACAGAACAGAGCTGA
- a CDS encoding isovaleryl-CoA dehydrogenase, protein MKSQYSELNFGLGETLDMLREQVNSFAATEIASRAEEIDRNNEFPADLWKKFGDMGLLGITVDEAYGGSGMGYMAHVIAVEEISRASASVGLSYGAHSNLCVNQIHRNGTEEQKQKYLPKLVSGEHVGALAMSEPNAGSDVISMKLSAKDAGDHYVLNGNKMWITNGPEASVYVIYAKTDVKAGSKGITAFIVERDSEGFSRHQKLDKLGMRGSNTCELVFQDCKVPKENVLGTVGGGACVLMSGLDYERLVLSGGPLGIMQAALDVVVPYIRERKQFGKAIGEFELVQGKVADMYTAMNTSRSYVYMVAQSADRGETTRKDSAGAILYSAEMATKLALDSIQLLGGNGYINDYPTGRLLRDAKLYEIGAGTSEIRRMLIGRELFLNN, encoded by the coding sequence ATGAAATCACAATACTCAGAACTTAACTTCGGCCTTGGCGAAACCCTCGATATGCTGCGCGAGCAGGTCAACAGCTTTGCCGCCACTGAGATTGCTTCTCGAGCCGAAGAAATCGACCGCAACAACGAATTCCCGGCGGATTTGTGGAAAAAATTCGGCGACATGGGCCTGCTAGGTATTACCGTAGACGAAGCCTATGGCGGTTCTGGCATGGGCTACATGGCACACGTGATTGCAGTAGAAGAAATCAGCCGCGCATCTGCCTCCGTTGGCCTATCTTACGGTGCCCATTCCAATCTGTGCGTAAACCAGATTCACAGGAATGGAACCGAAGAGCAGAAGCAGAAATACCTGCCAAAACTCGTCAGCGGCGAGCACGTTGGCGCCTTGGCCATGTCTGAACCCAACGCCGGGTCCGACGTTATTTCCATGAAACTGAGCGCCAAAGACGCCGGTGACCATTACGTGCTGAACGGCAACAAAATGTGGATCACCAACGGCCCAGAAGCCAGCGTGTACGTTATCTACGCAAAAACCGACGTGAAAGCCGGCTCCAAAGGCATCACCGCCTTCATCGTAGAACGCGACTCCGAAGGCTTCAGCCGGCACCAGAAACTCGACAAACTCGGCATGCGCGGCTCCAACACCTGCGAATTGGTGTTCCAAGACTGCAAAGTGCCCAAAGAAAACGTTCTCGGCACCGTAGGCGGCGGTGCCTGCGTACTCATGAGCGGCCTCGATTACGAACGCCTAGTACTCTCCGGCGGCCCGTTGGGCATCATGCAAGCGGCACTGGACGTTGTGGTTCCTTACATCCGCGAACGCAAGCAGTTCGGCAAGGCCATCGGCGAATTTGAACTGGTTCAGGGCAAAGTGGCGGACATGTACACCGCGATGAACACCTCCCGATCCTACGTATACATGGTGGCCCAATCCGCCGACCGTGGTGAAACCACCCGCAAAGACTCTGCTGGCGCAATCCTCTACTCCGCAGAGATGGCCACCAAATTGGCCCTAGACTCCATTCAGCTTCTTGGGGGCAACGGCTACATCAACGACTACCCTACTGGCCGCCTGCTGCGTGATGCCAAGCTGTATGAAATCGGTGCGGGTACATCTGAAATTCGCCGTATGTTGATCGGACGAGAGCTGTTCCTAAACAATTAA
- a CDS encoding carboxyl transferase domain-containing protein, translated as MTILQSKINPRSEEFQANQASMAKVVADLRDKVSTIQQGGGPSYQERHLARGKLLPRERINRLLDDGSPFLEIGQLAAYKVYDEDVPAAGVIAGVGRVSGTECMIIANDATVKGGSYYPLSVKKHLRAQEIALENRLPCIYLVDSGGANLPRQDEVFPDRDHFGRIFYNQARMSADDIPQIAVVMGLCTAGGAYVPAMADESIIVRNQGTIFLAGPPLVKAATGEVVTAEDLGGADVHCKTSGVADHYAENDAHALDIARRCISNLNRRKPVDVEIRKPKAPLYDPGEVYGIVGTDLRKQFDVRDVIARTVDGSEFDEFKRFYGQTLVTGFAHIHGYPVGIIANNGILFSESALKGAHFIELCCQRNIPLLFLQNITGFMVGQKYEAEGIAKHGAKMVMAVACANVPKITVLIGGSYGAGNYGMCGRAYSPDFLWMWPNARISVMGGEQAAGVLAQVRREGMERKGQEWSDEEEAAFKKPITDTYEEQGHPYYASARLWDDGVIDPAQTREVVALSLSATLNRPAKPTRFGVFRM; from the coding sequence ATGACGATACTGCAGAGCAAAATAAACCCGAGGTCTGAAGAGTTTCAGGCCAACCAGGCCTCCATGGCAAAAGTCGTTGCAGACCTGCGGGACAAAGTATCCACCATCCAGCAAGGTGGCGGACCCTCGTACCAGGAACGCCACCTAGCCCGCGGCAAACTCCTGCCCAGAGAGCGCATCAACCGCCTACTGGACGACGGCTCACCGTTCCTCGAAATCGGCCAGCTCGCAGCTTATAAAGTCTACGACGAAGACGTACCCGCAGCCGGCGTTATCGCAGGCGTAGGTCGCGTATCCGGCACCGAATGCATGATCATCGCCAACGACGCCACCGTAAAAGGCGGCAGCTACTACCCGTTATCAGTTAAAAAACACCTGCGCGCCCAAGAAATCGCCTTGGAAAACCGCCTGCCCTGCATCTACCTGGTAGATTCCGGCGGCGCCAACCTGCCCCGGCAGGACGAAGTCTTCCCAGACCGTGACCACTTTGGCCGCATCTTCTACAACCAAGCCCGCATGTCCGCCGACGACATCCCCCAGATCGCCGTCGTAATGGGCCTATGCACCGCCGGCGGCGCTTACGTACCGGCCATGGCCGACGAATCCATCATCGTGCGCAACCAAGGCACCATCTTCCTCGCCGGCCCGCCGTTGGTAAAAGCCGCCACCGGCGAAGTCGTAACAGCCGAAGACCTGGGTGGTGCAGACGTACACTGCAAAACCTCCGGCGTAGCCGATCATTACGCAGAAAACGACGCTCACGCCCTAGACATCGCACGGCGTTGTATCTCCAACCTCAATCGCCGCAAACCCGTTGATGTAGAAATTCGCAAACCCAAAGCGCCACTGTACGACCCAGGCGAAGTTTACGGCATCGTTGGCACCGACCTGCGCAAACAGTTCGACGTGCGCGACGTAATCGCCCGCACCGTAGACGGCTCCGAATTTGACGAATTCAAACGCTTCTACGGCCAAACCCTGGTAACCGGCTTTGCCCACATACACGGCTACCCCGTGGGCATCATCGCCAACAACGGCATATTGTTCAGTGAGTCCGCCCTGAAAGGCGCGCACTTTATCGAGCTGTGCTGCCAGCGCAACATCCCGTTGCTGTTCCTGCAAAACATCACCGGCTTTATGGTTGGCCAGAAGTACGAAGCCGAAGGCATTGCCAAGCATGGCGCCAAAATGGTGATGGCCGTTGCCTGCGCCAACGTACCCAAGATTACCGTATTGATCGGTGGTAGCTATGGTGCCGGCAACTATGGCATGTGTGGCCGCGCCTACAGTCCTGACTTCCTGTGGATGTGGCCAAATGCCCGCATCTCAGTCATGGGCGGCGAACAGGCAGCCGGCGTGTTGGCTCAAGTTCGCCGTGAAGGCATGGAACGTAAAGGCCAAGAATGGAGCGACGAAGAAGAAGCTGCGTTCAAAAAGCCGATTACCGATACCTACGAAGAGCAGGGCCACCCCTACTACGCCAGCGCCCGCCTGTGGGACGACGGTGTGATTGACCCGGCTCAGACCCGGGAAGTGGTTGCCCTTAGCCTCTCCGCCACCCTCAACCGGCCGGCGAAGCCTACGCGCTTCGGCGTGTTCCGGATGTAA
- a CDS encoding enoyl-CoA hydratase/isomerase family protein, producing the protein MTDTHIRSDQPDQESMILIKRRANGVTEIVLNRPEKRNAFDDVIIQQLINAFTDVHTDRETKVVILRSEGKHFSAGADLGWMRHMADNSRQENLDDSRQLARMMECLNELKKPVICLVQGAAYGGAVGLAACCDIVIATEKASFCLSEVKLGLIPAVISPYVVRAIGERQARRYFLSAEVFDARDAERFGLVHIVCDDADAMNARCDEMLKQLAPNGPEAMEAAKSLVFAVSQKPIDSTVIDDTAHRIADIRVGEEGQEGLSAFLNKRRANWIPESN; encoded by the coding sequence ATGACAGATACCCACATACGGTCAGACCAGCCAGACCAAGAATCGATGATTCTGATCAAGCGCCGCGCAAACGGCGTGACCGAGATCGTGCTGAACCGGCCAGAAAAGCGCAACGCGTTTGATGACGTGATCATCCAGCAACTGATCAACGCTTTCACAGACGTGCACACCGATCGCGAAACGAAGGTGGTCATCTTGCGCTCTGAGGGCAAACACTTCTCCGCTGGAGCAGATCTTGGCTGGATGCGCCATATGGCAGATAACAGCCGCCAGGAAAACTTGGACGATTCCCGCCAGCTTGCCCGCATGATGGAATGCTTGAACGAGCTCAAAAAGCCCGTCATATGCCTTGTTCAGGGTGCAGCCTACGGCGGGGCCGTCGGTTTAGCCGCCTGCTGCGACATTGTGATAGCCACAGAAAAAGCCAGCTTCTGCCTGAGCGAAGTAAAGCTGGGCCTGATTCCAGCTGTCATCAGCCCCTACGTGGTGCGCGCCATTGGCGAACGCCAGGCGCGCCGCTACTTTCTATCAGCGGAAGTATTCGATGCCCGTGATGCTGAGCGTTTCGGCCTTGTGCATATCGTCTGCGACGATGCAGATGCCATGAACGCCCGCTGTGATGAGATGCTGAAACAGCTTGCCCCGAATGGCCCAGAAGCTATGGAAGCCGCCAAGAGCTTAGTGTTTGCCGTTAGCCAAAAGCCCATCGACAGCACCGTGATTGACGACACTGCGCACCGCATCGCTGATATCCGCGTAGGCGAAGAGGGTCAGGAGGGGCTAAGCGCCTTCCTGAACAAACGTCGCGCCAACTGGATTCCGGAGAGCAACTAA